In Streptomyces sp. NBC_01439, the following are encoded in one genomic region:
- a CDS encoding APC family permease: MVEDTPRTPAATATLKPNAIGFVDALAIGLNATSPAYSLAAVIGPIVALVGVHAPGVMLASFVPMVLIASAFYYLNRADPDCGTTFSWVTRALGPTTGWLGGWAITMTGVLVVGSLADVAVNFGLLAVGLDGWAGNTLIRQALTVLVIVTMAALCVRDTQAAARLQNVLVLLQTVCLFVFAAVALYRVYAGSGSPGALRPSVDWLDPFGAGSTALTGGLLLGVFVYWGWESAVNLTEETKDPSSAPGRAGIWSTVVLLATYVSVAFAVVAYAGTGYLAAHADDEEAVFASLAREALGGWDWIVLVAVATSALASTQTTIIPASRTALSMARRHALPRRFGLIHDRYRTPAVSTWWVAGTATVWYLFIHQVSENALADSLTALSLLIAFYYALTGIACAIYHRRLLTTGVRAFLFIGAGPLIGAGMLIWLLVEAVVDMADPANSSGGTSWFGLGPPLVIALGLSLAGLLVMLARRAASGAFWAERPTVHEGPVDPAERSARSPAARAAEPVVQG, encoded by the coding sequence ATGGTCGAAGACACCCCGCGGACGCCCGCCGCCACCGCCACGCTCAAACCGAACGCGATCGGGTTCGTCGACGCCCTCGCCATCGGGCTGAACGCGACCTCGCCGGCGTACTCCCTTGCCGCCGTGATCGGGCCGATCGTCGCCCTGGTCGGCGTCCACGCCCCCGGGGTGATGCTCGCGTCGTTCGTTCCCATGGTGCTCATCGCTTCCGCTTTCTACTACCTGAACCGGGCCGACCCCGACTGCGGCACGACCTTTTCGTGGGTGACGCGCGCACTGGGGCCCACGACCGGCTGGCTGGGCGGCTGGGCGATCACCATGACCGGGGTGCTGGTGGTCGGCTCGCTCGCCGACGTCGCCGTCAACTTCGGTCTGCTGGCCGTCGGTCTGGACGGCTGGGCCGGGAACACCCTGATCCGCCAGGCGCTCACCGTGCTGGTGATCGTGACGATGGCGGCGCTGTGCGTCCGGGACACCCAGGCGGCGGCCCGTCTGCAGAACGTCCTCGTACTGCTGCAGACCGTCTGCCTGTTCGTGTTCGCGGCCGTCGCCCTGTACCGGGTGTACGCCGGATCCGGATCCCCGGGCGCGCTGCGCCCGTCCGTCGACTGGCTCGACCCGTTCGGGGCCGGGAGCACGGCGCTGACCGGCGGGCTGCTCCTGGGGGTCTTCGTCTACTGGGGCTGGGAGTCGGCGGTCAACCTCACCGAGGAGACGAAGGACCCCTCGTCCGCCCCGGGCCGGGCCGGCATCTGGTCGACCGTGGTCCTGCTGGCCACCTATGTCTCCGTGGCCTTCGCGGTGGTCGCGTACGCCGGCACCGGGTACCTCGCCGCGCACGCCGACGACGAGGAGGCCGTCTTCGCCTCCCTGGCCCGCGAGGCCCTCGGCGGCTGGGACTGGATCGTCCTCGTCGCCGTCGCCACCTCGGCGCTCGCCTCGACCCAGACGACGATCATCCCGGCGTCCCGCACCGCCCTGTCCATGGCGCGCAGGCACGCCCTCCCCCGCCGGTTCGGTCTGATCCACGACCGGTACCGCACCCCTGCCGTCAGCACCTGGTGGGTCGCCGGCACGGCCACCGTCTGGTACCTGTTCATCCACCAGGTCAGCGAGAACGCGCTCGCCGACTCGCTGACGGCCCTCTCCCTGCTGATCGCCTTCTACTACGCCCTCACCGGCATCGCCTGCGCGATCTACCACCGGCGCCTGCTGACCACGGGGGTGCGCGCGTTCCTGTTCATCGGCGCCGGTCCCCTCATCGGAGCGGGGATGCTGATCTGGCTGCTCGTCGAGGCGGTCGTCGACATGGCGGACCCCGCCAACTCCTCCGGCGGGACGTCCTGGTTCGGTCTCGGCCCGCCGCTGGTCATCGCCCTCGGCCTAAGCCTTGCGGGGCTGCTGGTGATGCTCGCCCGGCGCGCGGCGTCCGGGGCGTTCTGGGCGGAGCGCCCGACCGTCCACGAAGGCCCGGTGGACCCGGCGGAGCGGTCGGCGCGAAGCCCCGCGGCCCGGGCGGCGGAGCCCGTCGTACAAGGTTGA
- a CDS encoding carbohydrate ABC transporter permease — MSGHGTIERRPSRRTAAIRPLPGPSAQGPARDPGRRGGKRLSRLLGNSLVQGALILVALVWITPLAGLLVSSLRSEGDNAAGGWWTALTEPSRLSLDNYGALLKDSGIAAAFGNTVLISVPTTALVVALAALAGYAFAWLEFPGRDAVFLVVVGLLVVPVQIGLLPVAKLFGAVGLFGTVAGVILFHVAYGLPFAVFLLRNYFAEIPREMLEAARMDGGSEWRIFSRLVLPLGRPAIASLAIFQFLWVWNDMLVALLFADSGSQPLTVALQSQMRQFGSNIGVLAPGAFLSLVVPLIVFFAFQRHFVQGVMAGSVK, encoded by the coding sequence ATGAGCGGCCACGGCACCATCGAGCGCCGACCGTCCCGGCGGACGGCGGCGATCCGCCCCCTGCCCGGACCGTCGGCGCAGGGGCCCGCACGGGATCCCGGACGCCGGGGCGGGAAGCGGCTGTCGCGCCTGCTCGGCAACTCCCTCGTCCAGGGTGCGTTGATCCTGGTCGCCCTGGTGTGGATCACGCCGCTGGCGGGCCTGCTCGTCTCCTCCCTGCGTTCCGAGGGCGACAACGCCGCCGGCGGCTGGTGGACCGCGCTCACCGAGCCGTCCCGGCTGTCCCTGGACAACTACGGCGCCCTGCTGAAGGACTCCGGCATCGCGGCGGCCTTCGGCAACACCGTCCTGATCTCCGTGCCCACCACCGCCCTGGTGGTCGCCCTAGCGGCACTCGCCGGATACGCCTTCGCGTGGCTGGAGTTCCCCGGCCGGGACGCCGTCTTCCTGGTGGTCGTCGGACTGCTGGTGGTACCCGTGCAGATCGGGCTGTTGCCGGTGGCCAAACTCTTCGGTGCGGTGGGGCTGTTCGGCACGGTCGCGGGCGTGATCCTCTTCCACGTCGCCTACGGGCTGCCGTTCGCGGTCTTCCTGCTGCGCAACTACTTCGCCGAGATACCGCGCGAGATGCTGGAAGCGGCCCGGATGGACGGCGGCAGCGAGTGGCGGATCTTCTCCCGGCTGGTGCTGCCGCTCGGCCGCCCGGCCATCGCGAGCCTGGCCATCTTCCAGTTCCTCTGGGTCTGGAACGACATGCTCGTGGCGCTGCTCTTCGCGGACAGCGGGTCCCAGCCGCTCACGGTGGCGCTGCAGTCCCAGATGCGGCAGTTCGGGAGCAACATCGGTGTCCTCGCGCCCGGGGCGTTCCTGTCCCTGGTGGTCCCACTGATCGTCTTCTTCGCCTTCCAGCGGCACTTCGTCCAGGGGGTGATGGCGGGCTCGGTGAAGTAG
- a CDS encoding saccharopine dehydrogenase — protein sequence MITESHDELRPDPSGPVLITGGYGTVGAEIARMLGADTPTLLTGRNPDRGQALAAEVGGEVRAWDLADTSPFRAGVRAVISSVNDPEDRVLVAAAAAGVPYVDITRWTGRMQRAVTVAALHRPTAPVLFSSAWMGGVSSLVAVALAQELGGAEQVEIAVRWDMADRAGADSVEFMDRLGVAFEVVDGGRRRLASPMTESRTVRIDGTPVRVARIDTPEQFTLPLTLGTTTAATRIGFSSPAATRAILALRGTGFFRWAAGERWAPARRALLHSPGDGGTARLRVDVTHRGRTRTATVTDPLGQHHLTAVGAVVGLHRVLGTDGSPAPRGVVFPEQHPDPARAVELLAAHGVGLSFDEGDAAVVTGQGRAGTRAAA from the coding sequence ATGATCACCGAATCGCACGACGAGCTGCGCCCGGACCCCTCCGGCCCTGTACTGATCACTGGCGGATACGGCACCGTCGGCGCCGAGATCGCCCGCATGCTGGGTGCGGACACCCCGACCCTGCTCACCGGCCGCAACCCCGACCGGGGCCAGGCGCTGGCCGCAGAGGTCGGAGGCGAGGTGCGGGCCTGGGACCTGGCGGACACGTCCCCCTTCCGGGCGGGTGTCCGGGCCGTCATCAGCTCGGTCAACGACCCCGAGGACCGGGTGCTGGTCGCCGCCGCGGCGGCAGGCGTGCCCTACGTGGACATCACCCGGTGGACGGGCCGCATGCAGCGGGCCGTTACTGTTGCCGCCCTGCACCGGCCGACCGCCCCGGTGCTGTTCTCCTCCGCCTGGATGGGCGGGGTCAGCAGCCTGGTGGCGGTCGCGCTGGCCCAGGAGCTGGGCGGCGCCGAGCAGGTCGAGATCGCCGTCCGGTGGGACATGGCCGACCGGGCCGGGGCGGATTCCGTCGAGTTCATGGACCGGCTGGGCGTGGCGTTCGAGGTGGTGGACGGCGGAAGGCGCCGACTGGCCTCCCCGATGACGGAGTCCCGTACGGTCCGCATCGACGGAACACCCGTACGCGTCGCCCGCATCGACACCCCGGAGCAGTTCACCCTGCCGCTGACCCTCGGCACCACCACCGCGGCCACCCGCATCGGGTTCAGCTCCCCGGCCGCGACCCGGGCGATCCTCGCCCTGCGCGGTACGGGATTCTTCCGCTGGGCCGCCGGGGAACGCTGGGCCCCCGCGCGGCGCGCCCTGCTCCACTCGCCGGGAGACGGCGGGACGGCCCGGCTGCGCGTGGACGTCACCCATCGCGGGCGCACCCGTACCGCGACCGTCACCGACCCGCTGGGCCAGCACCATCTGACGGCGGTCGGTGCCGTCGTGGGCCTCCACCGCGTACTCGGCACCGACGGATCTCCCGCTCCACGGGGCGTGGTCTTCCCCGAGCAGCATCCGGATCCGGCCCGAGCTGTGGAGTTGCTCGCCGCGCACGGTGTCGGCCTCTCCTTCGACGAGGGCGACGCCGCCGTCGTTACGGGCCAGGGGCGGGCTGGAACGCGGGCCGCCGCATGA
- a CDS encoding saccharopine dehydrogenase family protein: MRVLLVGAGGVGSAITKIAARRDFFDHFVVADYDPARAEAAVAALGADEQRFSACRVDASDEEAVTRLLTERGCDVLMNATDPRFVMPLFNAALAAGSHYLDMAMSLSRPHPDHPHGECGVKLGDEQFEKAEEWEKSGRLALVGMGVEPGLSDVFARYAADHLFDDIEEIGIRDGANLAVEGYDFAPSFNIWTTIEECLNPPVVYERERGWFTTEPFSEPEVFDFPEGIGPVECVNVEHEEVLLVPRWVGARRVTFKYGLGDDFIGKLKTLHALGLDSTERVAVRAEDGSTVRISPRDVVAACLPDPATLGDRMTGKTCAGTWVKGTKDGLPREVYLYHVVDNQWSMREYGSQAVVWQTAVNPVVALELLATGVWSQPGVLGPEALAPLPFLDLLTAYGSPWGMREHGAGGGVAAR, translated from the coding sequence ATGCGTGTTCTGCTTGTGGGTGCCGGCGGTGTCGGGAGCGCGATCACCAAGATCGCCGCCCGCCGCGACTTCTTCGACCACTTCGTCGTCGCCGACTACGACCCGGCCCGCGCCGAGGCCGCCGTCGCGGCCCTGGGCGCGGACGAGCAGAGGTTCAGCGCCTGCCGCGTCGACGCCTCCGACGAGGAGGCGGTCACCCGGCTGCTCACCGAGCGCGGCTGCGACGTCCTGATGAACGCCACCGACCCGCGCTTCGTGATGCCCCTGTTCAACGCCGCGCTCGCGGCCGGCAGCCACTACCTCGACATGGCCATGTCCCTCTCCCGCCCGCACCCCGACCACCCGCACGGCGAATGCGGGGTGAAGCTCGGCGACGAGCAGTTCGAAAAGGCCGAGGAGTGGGAGAAGTCGGGCCGCCTCGCCCTCGTCGGCATGGGCGTCGAGCCCGGACTCTCGGACGTCTTCGCCCGCTACGCCGCCGACCACCTCTTCGACGACATCGAGGAGATCGGCATCCGCGACGGGGCGAACCTGGCCGTCGAGGGCTACGACTTCGCCCCGTCCTTCAACATCTGGACGACGATCGAGGAGTGCCTGAACCCGCCCGTGGTCTACGAGCGCGAGCGCGGCTGGTTCACCACCGAGCCGTTCAGCGAGCCGGAGGTCTTCGACTTCCCCGAGGGCATCGGCCCCGTCGAGTGCGTCAACGTCGAACACGAGGAGGTCCTCCTGGTCCCGCGCTGGGTCGGAGCCCGCCGGGTCACCTTCAAGTACGGCCTCGGCGACGACTTCATCGGCAAGCTCAAGACCCTCCACGCCCTCGGCCTGGACTCCACCGAACGGGTCGCGGTCCGTGCGGAGGACGGCAGCACGGTCCGGATCTCGCCCCGCGACGTGGTCGCGGCCTGCCTGCCCGACCCGGCGACCCTCGGGGACCGGATGACCGGAAAGACCTGCGCCGGCACCTGGGTCAAGGGCACGAAGGACGGCCTGCCCCGCGAGGTCTACCTCTACCACGTGGTCGACAACCAGTGGTCCATGCGCGAGTACGGTTCCCAGGCCGTCGTGTGGCAGACCGCCGTCAACCCGGTGGTGGCCCTCGAACTCCTGGCCACCGGCGTTTGGTCGCAGCCCGGCGTCCTGGGCCCCGAGGCCCTTGCGCCGCTCCCCTTCCTGGACCTGCTCACCGCGTACGGCTCCCCGTGGGGCATGCGGGAACACGGCGCCGGGGGCGGGGTCGCGGCACGCTGA
- a CDS encoding helix-turn-helix domain-containing protein, translating to MWSVVSASDLPVGERFDWFSDTLSREVVPTALSTERPAEFQAEAAVLELGELRVARLEFSPLNSRRTPALIRRGDPGQYQLGLMRGGRAFLAQQRNECRVGAGDILLWDTSRTSDVQTAADDGLVRLAMLQLPQNALPLNLDRLGRLLAHRIPGDQGVAAVLTAFVDALEGHGGQCSPAELHRLGTVAVDLVAACLAQHLDAEAELPPEVRTQALLQRVYAFIDHNLADPALTPSAIAARHHVSVRTLHQLFRRQDDAETVQARIRRRRLERCHSDLARPELMGHPVNAIAARWGFSGPAVFSRSFRERYGLTPTEFRALSVQRDRAVCASS from the coding sequence ATGTGGTCAGTGGTGTCGGCGAGTGACCTGCCCGTGGGGGAGCGCTTCGACTGGTTCTCCGACACGCTCTCGCGGGAAGTGGTGCCCACCGCGCTGAGCACCGAGCGGCCGGCCGAATTCCAGGCCGAGGCCGCTGTCCTGGAACTCGGCGAACTCCGCGTGGCGCGGCTGGAGTTCTCCCCCCTCAACTCGCGGCGCACCCCCGCCTTGATCCGGCGCGGGGACCCGGGGCAGTACCAGCTGGGCCTGATGCGAGGGGGACGCGCGTTCCTGGCCCAGCAGCGCAACGAGTGCCGTGTCGGCGCCGGGGACATCCTGCTCTGGGACACCTCCCGCACCTCCGACGTGCAGACCGCCGCCGATGACGGCCTGGTGCGCCTCGCCATGCTCCAACTTCCCCAAAACGCATTGCCGTTGAACTTGGACCGACTCGGGCGACTGCTCGCCCACCGGATCCCGGGAGACCAGGGCGTGGCCGCGGTCCTGACCGCCTTCGTGGACGCACTCGAAGGCCACGGCGGTCAGTGTTCCCCGGCGGAACTGCACCGGCTCGGTACGGTCGCGGTCGACCTCGTGGCCGCCTGCCTCGCCCAGCATCTCGACGCCGAGGCCGAACTCCCCCCGGAAGTCCGAACGCAGGCGCTGCTCCAGCGCGTCTACGCCTTCATCGACCACAACCTCGCCGACCCGGCCCTGACCCCGTCGGCGATCGCCGCCCGCCACCACGTCTCGGTGCGCACCCTCCACCAGCTCTTCCGGCGACAGGACGACGCCGAGACGGTTCAGGCCCGGATCCGCCGGCGCCGCCTGGAGCGGTGCCACAGCGACCTCGCCCGCCCCGAGCTCATGGGCCACCCCGTGAACGCGATCGCCGCGCGCTGGGGGTTCAGCGGTCCGGCGGTCTTCAGCCGCTCCTTCCGCGAGAGGTACGGCCTCACCCCGACGGAGTTCCGGGCGCTGAGCGTCCAGCGCGACCGCGCCGTGTGCGCGTCGTCGTGA
- the fabV gene encoding enoyl-[acyl-carrier-protein] reductase FabV has product MTERVLTPRNRGFLFLDSHPTGCERVVADMWRACPDPADRPAGAGPVALVIGSSAGYGLAATVAGLKRAGIRGIAVSFEKAPTARRTATAGWYRTAATADIARTAGRDLVFLNGDAFSDTMKDEVADLIEQRFDGRLDYLIYSVAAPRRTDPDTGTTYASALKPIGRANRTKTLVFDDQGVPEVREVETGPAEGDDVEQTVAVMGGADWERWIDHLAGRGLLGERFATAALSYIGSPLTAAIYRQGTIGAAKAHLEATARTLNERLGKELGGRAVTSVNGAAVTQSSTAIPGIALYTGLLRGVLGTDLVPPVRQLADLWDQLTGAAPLALDDEGRVRLDTWELTDDVQAAVAERWETATTDTIASLADLDWFRAEVQRLYGFSVPGIDYTAAVATDVPWPVPTR; this is encoded by the coding sequence ATGACCGAGCGCGTTCTCACCCCCCGCAACCGGGGCTTCCTCTTCCTCGACTCCCACCCGACGGGCTGCGAGCGGGTGGTGGCCGACATGTGGCGGGCGTGCCCCGACCCCGCTGACAGGCCCGCAGGGGCCGGGCCGGTGGCGCTGGTCATCGGCTCCTCGGCCGGATACGGCCTTGCGGCCACGGTCGCCGGACTCAAACGCGCCGGCATCCGTGGCATCGCGGTCTCCTTCGAGAAGGCCCCCACCGCACGGCGCACCGCAACGGCCGGCTGGTACCGCACCGCCGCCACCGCCGACATCGCCCGTACCGCCGGGCGGGACCTGGTCTTCCTCAACGGCGACGCGTTTTCCGACACGATGAAGGACGAGGTCGCCGACCTCATTGAGCAGCGGTTCGACGGCAGGTTGGACTACCTGATCTACTCGGTCGCCGCGCCCCGGCGCACCGACCCGGACACCGGCACCACGTACGCCTCCGCCCTCAAGCCGATCGGCCGGGCCAACCGCACCAAGACCCTCGTCTTCGACGACCAGGGCGTTCCCGAGGTGCGCGAGGTCGAGACCGGGCCGGCCGAGGGCGACGACGTCGAGCAGACCGTGGCCGTGATGGGCGGCGCGGACTGGGAACGCTGGATCGACCACCTGGCCGGTCGGGGACTGCTCGGTGAGCGCTTCGCCACCGCCGCGCTGTCGTACATCGGATCGCCGCTGACCGCGGCGATCTACCGACAGGGCACCATCGGCGCGGCCAAGGCCCACCTGGAAGCCACCGCCCGCACCCTGAACGAGCGGCTCGGCAAAGAGTTGGGCGGGCGGGCCGTGACCTCCGTCAACGGCGCCGCCGTCACCCAGTCCTCCACCGCCATCCCCGGCATCGCCTTGTACACCGGCCTGCTGCGCGGTGTCCTCGGAACGGACCTGGTCCCGCCGGTGCGTCAGCTCGCCGACCTGTGGGACCAACTCACCGGTGCCGCGCCGCTCGCCCTGGACGACGAGGGCCGGGTCCGCCTGGACACCTGGGAACTCACCGACGACGTCCAGGCGGCCGTCGCCGAACGCTGGGAGACCGCCACGACCGACACCATCGCCTCTCTCGCTGACCTCGACTGGTTCCGCGCCGAAGTCCAGCGCCTGTACGGATTCTCCGTGCCGGGCATCGACTACACGGCCGCGGTGGCCACCGACGTACCCTGGCCCGTTCCCACCCGCTGA
- a CDS encoding TetR/AcrR family transcriptional regulator, with amino-acid sequence MSAAGGPTAKGRQRRTDLLDAAERVLTASGGAELTLRAVAEEAGVRLGHLQYYFPARSDLLSALLDRILAASLERVGALTVGQPHDIDHEALLDAILSDHDDPRLVTLFTEVWALAAHDEAAAAAVRSFYDRYAMYVAAFVQDHEPGLSVAEARHRAEVFVMLMEGSALFRSGITGRRTVGTDARLRKAALALLAGAGETA; translated from the coding sequence ATGAGCGCCGCAGGCGGACCGACCGCCAAGGGCCGGCAGCGGCGTACGGACCTTCTCGACGCGGCCGAACGCGTCCTCACCGCCTCCGGAGGGGCCGAACTGACCCTGCGGGCGGTTGCCGAGGAGGCCGGTGTCCGGTTGGGCCACCTCCAGTACTACTTCCCGGCCCGGTCCGACCTCCTTTCGGCGCTCCTCGACCGCATCCTCGCCGCGTCCTTGGAACGGGTCGGTGCCCTCACCGTCGGGCAGCCGCACGACATCGACCACGAAGCCCTGCTCGACGCGATCCTCTCCGATCACGACGACCCGCGCCTGGTAACGCTGTTCACCGAGGTGTGGGCACTGGCCGCCCACGACGAGGCCGCGGCCGCGGCGGTCCGCTCCTTCTACGACCGGTACGCCATGTATGTGGCCGCGTTCGTCCAGGACCACGAGCCCGGTCTGAGCGTCGCCGAAGCGCGCCACCGGGCCGAGGTGTTCGTCATGCTGATGGAGGGTTCCGCCCTGTTCCGCTCCGGCATCACCGGCCGCCGTACGGTCGGCACGGACGCCCGGCTGCGCAAGGCCGCGCTCGCGCTGCTCGCAGGCGCGGGCGAAACGGCGTAG
- a CDS encoding TetR/AcrR family transcriptional regulator produces MAKDVVPEEARRRRRPTRQGTVLSERLIVETALRMVREHGSAGLSARRLGAALGADPSTLYRYFDGMDGLTLAIGEELIGRALDGWVPTGRWRDDLRSLGLRIHGAYLAHPQAALLTASRVSGRPREIAADEAILGSLRTAGFADVDAVRIYHAYIDQALAFAALDAGPLALTDKARESDEERWESTYARLPADAYPNIAATAGLLAARMPHSAYPVALDMLLDTAERQLAGAAGAGGGGAAGRG; encoded by the coding sequence ATGGCGAAGGACGTGGTCCCGGAGGAGGCCCGCAGGCGGCGGCGCCCGACCCGGCAGGGGACGGTGCTCTCCGAGCGGCTGATCGTCGAGACGGCCCTGCGGATGGTGCGGGAGCACGGGAGCGCGGGCCTGTCCGCCCGGCGGCTGGGCGCCGCTCTGGGGGCGGACCCCAGCACCTTGTACCGGTACTTCGACGGCATGGACGGTCTGACCCTCGCCATCGGCGAGGAGCTGATCGGCCGGGCGCTCGACGGCTGGGTCCCCACCGGGCGGTGGCGCGACGACCTGCGCTCACTCGGGCTGCGCATCCACGGCGCCTATCTCGCCCACCCGCAGGCCGCCCTGCTGACCGCGAGCCGGGTGAGCGGCCGGCCGCGCGAGATCGCGGCCGACGAGGCGATCCTCGGCAGCCTGCGCACCGCGGGCTTCGCGGACGTGGACGCCGTACGGATCTACCACGCCTACATCGACCAGGCCCTGGCCTTCGCGGCGCTCGACGCGGGACCCCTCGCGCTGACGGACAAGGCGCGCGAGTCGGACGAGGAGCGGTGGGAGTCCACGTACGCCCGGCTGCCGGCCGACGCGTACCCGAACATCGCGGCCACCGCGGGGCTGTTGGCCGCACGGATGCCCCACAGCGCGTACCCGGTCGCGCTGGACATGCTGCTGGACACCGCCGAGAGACAGCTCGCCGGGGCGGCGGGTGCCGGGGGCGGGGGCGCAGCGGGGCGCGGCTGA
- the ligA gene encoding NAD-dependent DNA ligase LigA: protein MMNLSADQALSSTSSRTEYEAALGLLREASGAYYADGDSSMDDATYDRLRLAVLAWETEHPDDVAADSPTGLVGDGAAPAGDVAHTTRLLSLDNVFNPDGLLSWGESLQRRLGKAPAGGFTVEPKLDGAAVAARYRSGRLVQIITRGDGSTGEDVSHVIGQIEGLPERLPVPATFEVRGEVLFTQEQFETANAVRTAHGAQVFANPRNGTAGTLRAKDRPYRLMMTFWTYGAVELDGESFLPAGATHDEALAAVARAGVRTTADTPVGLHVVATLAEAQQRVDEIAALRAGLPFGIDGVVIKLNDAGEQEAVGLGSRFPYFAVAFKLPAVERQTVLEDVVWEVGRTGVLAPTAVLAPVLIDGSTVTRATLHNPADIRRRDLHLGDTVTVYKAGDIIPRVQAAVVALRPDGATEVPLPDACPHCGGEINKTQERWRCAQGAACALPALIEYAAGREMLDIDGLGKTYVKALVDTGDVTDVADLFTLSLEQLTAASGSAKRAAKLAEQIEAAKARPLSRVVCALGVLGTGRSISRRIARHFGTMDAVRRADALAMQAVDGIGPEKAPVIVEQIAALAPVIDKLAAAGVNMSEPQEAAAAQESGPLAGKVVVVTGKMTGALEGQGREAMNALIEKAGGRAGSSVSAKTTILVSAPSASGKPSSKAVKAAELGVEVLTPEAFAELVADFLG from the coding sequence ATGATGAACCTTTCCGCCGATCAGGCGCTGTCCAGCACGTCCAGCCGCACGGAGTACGAGGCCGCGCTCGGGCTCCTGCGCGAGGCATCGGGGGCGTACTACGCCGACGGCGACAGCTCCATGGACGATGCCACCTACGACCGGCTCCGGCTCGCCGTGCTGGCGTGGGAGACGGAGCACCCCGACGACGTCGCCGCCGACTCCCCCACCGGGCTGGTCGGCGACGGCGCCGCCCCGGCCGGCGACGTCGCGCACACCACCCGGCTGCTCAGCCTGGACAACGTGTTCAACCCGGACGGCCTGCTGTCGTGGGGCGAGTCCCTCCAGCGGCGGTTGGGGAAGGCCCCGGCCGGCGGGTTCACCGTCGAACCCAAGCTGGACGGCGCGGCCGTTGCGGCCCGGTACCGGTCCGGTCGGCTGGTGCAGATCATCACGCGCGGCGACGGCAGCACCGGTGAGGACGTCAGCCATGTCATCGGGCAGATCGAGGGCCTGCCCGAGCGGCTGCCCGTACCGGCCACCTTCGAGGTGCGCGGCGAGGTGCTGTTCACCCAGGAGCAGTTCGAGACGGCGAACGCGGTCCGTACGGCGCACGGCGCGCAGGTCTTCGCCAACCCCCGCAACGGCACGGCCGGCACGCTGCGGGCCAAGGACCGCCCGTACCGGCTGATGATGACCTTCTGGACGTACGGCGCGGTCGAACTGGACGGAGAATCGTTCCTTCCCGCCGGAGCCACGCACGACGAGGCCCTGGCCGCCGTCGCTCGCGCCGGAGTCCGGACGACCGCGGACACCCCGGTCGGACTGCACGTGGTCGCCACCCTCGCCGAGGCCCAGCAGCGGGTGGACGAGATCGCCGCCCTGCGGGCGGGGCTGCCGTTCGGGATCGACGGCGTCGTGATCAAGCTCAACGACGCGGGCGAGCAGGAAGCCGTGGGACTGGGCAGCCGGTTCCCCTACTTCGCCGTCGCCTTCAAGCTGCCGGCCGTCGAGCGGCAGACCGTACTGGAGGACGTGGTGTGGGAGGTCGGCAGGACCGGGGTGCTCGCCCCGACCGCCGTACTCGCCCCGGTCCTGATCGACGGGTCCACGGTCACCCGGGCCACCCTCCACAACCCGGCCGACATCCGGCGTCGTGACCTCCACCTGGGCGACACCGTGACGGTCTACAAGGCGGGCGACATCATCCCGCGGGTCCAGGCCGCCGTGGTGGCGCTGCGCCCGGACGGAGCGACGGAGGTGCCGCTGCCCGACGCGTGCCCCCACTGCGGCGGTGAGATCAACAAGACCCAGGAGCGGTGGCGCTGCGCGCAGGGCGCTGCCTGCGCGCTGCCGGCCCTCATCGAGTACGCCGCCGGGCGCGAGATGCTCGACATCGACGGGTTGGGCAAGACGTACGTCAAGGCCCTGGTCGACACCGGTGACGTCACCGACGTCGCCGACCTGTTCACCCTTTCCCTCGAGCAGCTCACCGCTGCTTCCGGCAGCGCCAAGCGAGCCGCGAAGCTCGCCGAGCAGATCGAGGCGGCGAAGGCCCGGCCACTGAGCCGCGTCGTCTGCGCGCTGGGCGTTCTGGGCACCGGGCGCAGCATCTCGCGCCGCATCGCCCGGCACTTCGGCACCATGGACGCCGTCCGGCGGGCCGATGCCCTGGCCATGCAGGCCGTGGACGGCATCGGTCCGGAGAAGGCACCGGTGATCGTCGAGCAGATCGCCGCCCTGGCACCGGTCATCGACAAGCTCGCAGCGGCGGGCGTCAACATGAGCGAGCCGCAGGAAGCGGCGGCGGCGCAGGAGTCGGGTCCGCTGGCCGGCAAGGTCGTGGTGGTGACCGGGAAGATGACCGGAGCGCTCGAGGGCCAGGGGCGGGAGGCGATGAACGCACTGATCGAGAAGGCGGGCGGGCGTGCGGGCAGCAGCGTCAGCGCCAAGACCACCATCCTGGTCTCCGCGCCCTCCGCGAGCGGCAAGCCCAGTTCGAAGGCGGTCAAGGCCGCGGAGCTGGGTGTCGAGGTCCTCACCCCGGAGGCCTTCGCCGAGCTGGTCGCCGACTTCCTGGGCTGA